Proteins encoded in a region of the Dorea longicatena genome:
- a CDS encoding peptidoglycan D,D-transpeptidase FtsI family protein — protein MARKKTNFFKKKISGLMQKKLVMLFGAIILAFVFLIGWITYINASKGEKYTKVVLDQQQYNNRTIPFKRGDIVDRNGTKLATSERVYNVVVDAKTITSNKKYINPTIKALSKCFDLKKKDVRKQIKKNPNSRYLVLKKGVNYEAYQKFEKITSDTDKNPNVQGVWMEEDYTRKYPYKTLASDVIGFTTNGNVGSNGIEASYNSILNGTDGREYGYLDEDSGYERTVKEPDNGSTVVSTIDLQLQSIVEQHILEFNEEHKNEATQGEGSKNTGVIVMNPQNGEILAEASYPNYDLNNPRDLTKYYTEEQLKKMTDQEKLDTLNDLWNNYCVSNTYEPGSTFKPFTISAGLETGVLTGNENYVCGGVMHVGDHDIHCSNRSGHGPETLKQALENSCNVALMQIGASIGTEEFCRYQRLFGFGEYTGIDLPGEGETSGLLYTPATMDPASLATNAFGQNFNVTMTQMAASFSSLINGGNYYEPHVVKQIQDDNGNVTENKDPVLVKKTISKETSDIIKDYMLGVVEEGTGASAAVEGYAVGGKTGTAEKLPRGNGKYLVSFIGYAPQENPQVMVYVVIDEPNSAVQANSGYATQLASQIMTDIFPYLGIEKKTDSASNTDTQTTQTAQQ, from the coding sequence ATGGCAAGAAAGAAGACAAATTTCTTTAAGAAAAAAATTTCAGGCCTTATGCAGAAAAAGCTAGTAATGCTCTTTGGAGCGATTATACTAGCTTTTGTTTTCTTGATAGGGTGGATTACGTATATTAATGCTTCGAAGGGCGAAAAATATACGAAGGTTGTATTAGATCAGCAGCAGTATAATAATCGTACGATTCCATTTAAGCGTGGAGATATCGTAGACAGAAATGGCACAAAACTTGCAACGAGCGAAAGAGTATATAATGTAGTAGTAGATGCCAAGACAATTACCAGTAATAAAAAGTATATCAATCCGACGATAAAAGCCTTATCAAAATGTTTTGATTTAAAGAAAAAAGATGTAAGAAAGCAGATCAAAAAGAATCCGAACAGCAGATATCTTGTACTGAAAAAGGGAGTAAATTACGAAGCATATCAGAAGTTTGAGAAGATTACATCTGACACTGATAAAAATCCTAACGTACAGGGAGTCTGGATGGAAGAAGATTATACGAGAAAATATCCATATAAGACACTGGCAAGTGACGTGATCGGATTTACAACAAATGGAAATGTAGGAAGCAACGGAATAGAGGCTTCTTATAATTCGATTTTAAATGGTACGGATGGAAGAGAGTATGGATATCTGGATGAAGATTCGGGATATGAAAGAACGGTAAAAGAACCAGATAATGGAAGTACGGTTGTCTCAACGATCGACCTTCAGCTTCAGAGTATTGTAGAACAACATATACTTGAATTTAATGAAGAGCATAAAAATGAAGCAACACAGGGTGAAGGAAGTAAGAATACCGGTGTGATCGTTATGAATCCCCAGAATGGTGAGATACTGGCGGAAGCATCATATCCGAATTACGATCTGAACAATCCGAGAGATCTGACAAAATATTATACAGAAGAACAGCTGAAGAAAATGACGGATCAGGAAAAACTGGATACACTGAATGATCTCTGGAATAACTATTGTGTCAGCAATACGTATGAGCCGGGTTCGACATTCAAACCATTTACAATTTCCGCGGGACTTGAGACGGGGGTTCTTACAGGAAATGAAAATTATGTCTGTGGCGGTGTCATGCACGTCGGAGATCATGATATTCATTGCAGCAACCGTTCCGGACATGGACCGGAGACTTTGAAGCAGGCTCTGGAAAATTCATGTAATGTGGCGTTAATGCAGATTGGTGCAAGTATAGGAACCGAGGAATTCTGCAGATATCAGAGGCTGTTCGGATTTGGCGAATATACAGGAATCGATCTGCCAGGAGAAGGAGAAACCAGCGGGCTGTTATATACACCGGCGACGATGGATCCGGCCAGTCTTGCGACGAACGCATTTGGTCAGAACTTTAATGTCACGATGACTCAGATGGCGGCGTCATTCTCTTCTCTGATCAATGGTGGTAACTATTATGAACCACATGTAGTAAAACAGATTCAGGATGATAATGGAAACGTTACAGAAAATAAGGATCCAGTACTGGTAAAGAAGACGATTTCAAAAGAAACAAGTGATATTATCAAAGATTATATGCTGGGTGTAGTAGAAGAAGGAACCGGAGCAAGTGCCGCAGTAGAAGGATATGCAGTTGGCGGTAAGACCGGTACGGCCGAAAAACTTCCTCGTGGTAATGGAAAATACCTGGTTTCATTTATCGGATATGCACCACAGGAGAATCCGCAGGTTATGGTGTATGTAGTTATTGACGAGCCGAATTCGGCTGTTCAGGCTAACAGTGGGTATGCAACACAGCTTGCGTCACAGATCATGACTGATATTTTCCCGTATCTTGGTATAGAGAAGAAAACGGATAGTGCTTCCAATACAGATACACAGACGACTCAGACAGCACAACAGTAA
- a CDS encoding peptidoglycan D,D-transpeptidase FtsI family protein — translation MKNKTFHKKKILVVFLAAFILILYLIGRLVYLMVFDAEYYQQKAEDLHERERDIKAARGEIIDRNGTVLATNRTVCTISVIHSQIENPEKVIEKLSEFLEMDADQVRKKVEKISSIERIRSNVDKRTGDKIRNLGLAGVKVDEDFKRYYPYNELASKVLGFTGGDNQGIVGLEVKYEKYLKGINGKILTTTDARGIELDGVAEDRLEPEAGNTLRISLDYTMQKYALQMAEKVRTEKQADKVGIILMNPQNGEIYAMVNVPEFDLNQPFMLNNEETGENLTDEQRQDALNQMWRNGCINDTYEPGSTFKIITASAGLEEGAVHLTDQFSCPGYKVVEDRRIRCHKVGGHGAENFVQGIQNSCNPVFIEVGLKIGVDRFFDYFRQFGLMDLTGVDIPGEAGTIMHKKENVGQVELATISFGQSFQITPIQLATTVSALVNGGRRVTPHFGMEVLSAEGKKVKTFRYNAKKHIVSEKTSQTMRELLESVVAEGSGKNAYVEGYRIGGKTATSQTLPRSANKYISSFVGFAPADDPQILGMCVIYNPQGVYYGGTIAAPVIGKIFENILPYLGIEKQ, via the coding sequence ATGAAAAATAAAACGTTTCATAAAAAGAAAATTCTGGTTGTTTTTCTGGCGGCGTTTATCCTGATTCTGTATCTGATCGGAAGACTGGTATATCTGATGGTATTTGATGCAGAGTACTATCAGCAGAAAGCAGAAGATCTGCATGAAAGGGAACGGGATATTAAGGCAGCAAGAGGTGAGATCATTGACAGAAATGGAACCGTACTTGCAACCAATCGGACGGTATGTACGATTTCTGTGATCCACAGCCAGATTGAAAATCCTGAAAAAGTAATCGAAAAATTGTCAGAGTTTCTGGAAATGGATGCAGACCAGGTTAGAAAAAAAGTAGAAAAGATTTCATCGATAGAAAGGATCCGGTCCAATGTAGATAAAAGAACAGGAGACAAAATCAGAAATCTTGGCCTGGCCGGTGTGAAGGTAGACGAGGACTTTAAACGTTATTATCCGTATAATGAGCTGGCATCTAAGGTGCTGGGATTTACAGGAGGGGATAATCAGGGAATTGTAGGACTGGAAGTAAAATATGAAAAGTACCTGAAGGGGATAAACGGAAAGATTCTGACAACAACGGATGCCAGGGGGATTGAACTGGATGGTGTGGCAGAGGACAGACTGGAACCGGAAGCAGGAAATACGTTGAGGATCAGCCTGGATTATACGATGCAGAAGTATGCACTACAGATGGCTGAAAAAGTGAGAACGGAGAAGCAGGCTGACAAAGTGGGAATTATACTTATGAATCCACAGAACGGAGAAATCTATGCAATGGTGAACGTTCCGGAATTTGATCTGAATCAGCCGTTTATGCTGAATAATGAAGAGACAGGTGAAAACCTGACGGATGAACAGAGACAGGATGCATTAAATCAGATGTGGAGAAATGGCTGTATTAATGATACCTATGAACCGGGAAGTACATTTAAAATTATTACGGCATCGGCAGGACTGGAAGAAGGAGCAGTGCATCTTACAGATCAGTTTAGCTGTCCGGGGTATAAAGTTGTGGAAGACAGGCGGATCCGCTGCCATAAAGTTGGGGGACATGGGGCGGAAAATTTTGTACAGGGGATACAAAATTCATGTAATCCGGTATTTATTGAAGTAGGATTAAAGATAGGAGTGGATCGTTTTTTTGATTATTTCAGACAGTTTGGGCTGATGGATCTGACCGGGGTAGATATACCTGGAGAAGCAGGAACGATTATGCATAAAAAAGAAAATGTAGGGCAGGTTGAACTTGCGACGATCAGTTTCGGACAGTCATTTCAGATTACACCGATCCAGCTTGCAACGACGGTGAGTGCACTGGTTAATGGAGGAAGAAGGGTGACTCCGCATTTTGGAATGGAAGTATTGAGTGCGGAAGGAAAAAAAGTGAAAACATTTCGATATAATGCAAAAAAGCATATTGTGTCTGAAAAAACATCACAGACAATGCGGGAACTTCTGGAGAGTGTAGTGGCAGAAGGGTCCGGAAAGAATGCATATGTAGAAGGATACAGGATCGGGGGAAAGACGGCAACTTCCCAGACACTTCCGAGAAGTGCCAACAAATATATATCATCTTTTGTAGGATTTGCACCGGCAGATGATCCGCAGATCCTTGGAATGTGTGTAATATATAATCCACAGGGAGTCTATTACGGAGGAACCATTGCGGCACCGGTGATCGGAAAAATTTTTGAAAATATATTGCCGTATCTTGGCATTGAAAAACAGTAG
- the rsmH gene encoding 16S rRNA (cytosine(1402)-N(4))-methyltransferase RsmH, whose translation MGFEHKSVLLNETIEGLNIKPDGIYVDGTLGGGGHAYEVCRRLGEKGSIIGIDQDEAAIEAASVRLKDFGEKVTIIRSNYCDMKSKLHELGIDKVDGIVLDLGVSSYQLDTAERGFSYREDAPLDMRMDRRQKMTARDIVNDYSEMDLYRVIRDYGEDKFAKNIAKHIVAARGTNPIETTGQLTEIIRASIPMKYQKKSGHPAKRTFQAIRIELNRELDVLKNSLDDMIEILNPGGRLCIITFHSLEDRIVKSAFKKNENPCTCPPDFPVCVCGKVSKGCVVTRKPILPSEEELEYNSRSKSAKLRIFERR comes from the coding sequence ATGGGATTCGAACACAAATCAGTATTACTGAATGAGACAATTGAAGGATTAAACATCAAGCCGGATGGCATCTATGTAGATGGAACGCTTGGTGGAGGCGGACATGCATATGAAGTATGCAGACGCCTTGGTGAAAAAGGGAGTATTATAGGAATAGACCAGGATGAGGCGGCAATAGAAGCTGCCAGTGTCCGATTAAAAGACTTCGGGGAGAAAGTCACAATAATCCGAAGCAATTATTGTGATATGAAGTCAAAGCTTCATGAACTGGGAATTGACAAGGTCGATGGAATTGTTCTTGATCTGGGCGTATCATCTTATCAGTTAGATACGGCAGAACGAGGATTTTCTTATCGTGAAGATGCACCTCTGGATATGAGAATGGACAGACGTCAGAAGATGACAGCCAGAGACATCGTCAATGACTACTCTGAGATGGATTTATACCGTGTGATCAGGGACTACGGGGAGGATAAGTTTGCAAAGAACATTGCCAAACATATCGTAGCAGCACGTGGTACAAATCCTATCGAGACTACGGGGCAGTTGACAGAGATTATCAGAGCCTCGATACCAATGAAATATCAGAAAAAGTCTGGGCATCCTGCAAAAAGGACGTTCCAGGCTATTCGAATTGAATTAAACAGGGAATTGGACGTATTAAAAAATTCTCTGGATGACATGATTGAAATATTGAACCCTGGTGGAAGGTTGTGTATTATCACATTCCATTCGCTGGAAGACCGGATTGTAAAGAGTGCATTTAAGAAAAATGAAAATCCATGTACGTGCCCTCCGGATTTTCCTGTGTGCGTATGTGGAAAAGTTTCCAAAGGGTGTGTTGTTACCAGAAAGCCGATTCTTCCAAGTGAGGAAGAATTAGAATATAACAGCCGTTCTAAAAGTGCAAAGCTCAGAATATTTGAGCGCCGTTAG